A window from Peromyscus eremicus chromosome 1, PerEre_H2_v1, whole genome shotgun sequence encodes these proteins:
- the Cdc42bpg gene encoding serine/threonine-protein kinase MRCK gamma — translation MEQRLRALEQLVRGEADGSPGLDGLLDLLLGLHHELSSASLRRERNVAQFLSWAGPFVTKVKELRLQREDFEILKVIGRGAFGEVAVVRQRDSGQIFAMKMLHKWEMLKRAETACFREERDVLVKGDSRWVTALHYAFQDEEYLYLVMDYYAGGDLLTLLSRFEDRLPPELAQFYLAEMVLAIHSLHQLGYVHRDVKPDNILLDMNGHIRLADFGSCLRLNNNGMVDSSVAVGTPDYISPEILQAMEEGKGHYGPQCDWWSLGVCAYELLFGETPFYAESLVETYGKIMNHEDHLQFPSDVPDVPASAQDLIRQLLCRQEERLGRGGLDDFRNHPFFEGVDWEKLSTSTAPYIPELRGPVDTSNFDVDDDTLNHPETLPPPSHGAFSGHHLPFVGFTYTSGSPGGKKSTELVAAPERKLHHAEQEKVELSRKCQEALHGTLQPQELVWLQKEVQILQERLAETLRDSKASFSQTDGLPAGSPGPDIQLQQQEKVRLQQELTEAQAALRVQAAELSRAQDRQEEFLQRLWEAQEREAATASQIQALSSQLEEAWVVRRELEDQVAALSQEVTRLQGQYKQSREKDSSQAKTIRAAPETNGVGSPEGQSQEAQLRKEVAALREQLEHACSQGISVGKEEALCRLQEENQRLSREQERLAEELELELQRKQRLEGERRETESNWEAQIADILSWVNDEKVSRGYLQALATKMAEELESLRNVGTQTLPTRPLDHQWKVRRLQKMEASARLELQSALEAEIRAKQGLQERLTQVQEAQLQAERRLQEAEKQSQALQQEVTELREELRARGPGDAKPSTSFIPLLSFWNTEKDPAKDPGNSGEAPRSGAEAELRPEGRRSLRMGAVFPRVPAATTAPAEGPPAKPGSHTLRPRSFPSPTKCLRCTSLMLGLGRQGLGCDTCGYFCHSACAPQAPPCPVPPELLRTALGVHPETGTGTAYEGFLSVPRPSGVRRGWQRVYAALSDSRLLLFDVPDPRGGLPSGVLLQALDLRDPQFSATPVLASDVIHAQSKDLPRIFRVTASQLTVPPTTCTVLLLAENEGERERWLQVLGELRRLLLDARPRPRPVYTLKEAYDNGLPLLPHALCAAVVDQERLALGTEEGLFVIHLHSNDIFQVGDCRRVQRLTVSSAAGLLVVLCGRGPSVRLFALAELENADVAGAKIPESRGCQALAAGRILQARTPVLCVAVKRQVLCYQLGPGPGPWQRRIRELQVPAPVQSLGLLGDRLCVGAAGTFALYPLLNEAAPLALGTGLVPEELPASRGGLGEALGAVELSLSELLLLFATAGVYVDGAGRKSRSHELLWPAAPTGWGYTAPYLTVFSENSIDVFDVRRAEWVQTVPLKKVRPLNPEGSLFLYGTEKVRLTYLRNPLAEKDEFDIPDLTDNSRRQLFRTKSKRRFFFRVSDELRQQQRREMLKDPFVRSKFISPPTNFNHLVHVGPTDGRPSARDGAREQRSRGARSSGPQRPHSFSEALRRPASMGSDGLPGETDPIVKRKPWTSLSSESVSCPQGSLSPTASLIQVSERPRSLPPDPESESTP, via the exons CCGGCCCCTTCGTAACCAAAGTGAAAGAGCTGCGCCTGCAGAGAGAGGACTTTGAGATCTTGAAGGTGATTGGCAGAGGGGCCTTTGGGGAG GTCGCTGTGGTTAGACAGAGGGACAGTGGCCAGATTTTTGCCATGAAGATGCTGCATAAGTGGGAGATGCTGAAGAGGGCTGAG ACGGCCTGTTTCCGGGAGGAGCGAGATGTTCTGGTGAAGGGAGACAGCCGTTGGGTAACTGCTCTGCACTATGCCTTCCAAGATGAGGAATACCTG TACCTGGTGATGGACTACTACGCTGGCGGAGACCTCCTCACGCTGCTGAGCCGCTTTGAGGACCGCCTCCCGCCGGAGCTTGCCCAGTTCTATCTGGCTGAGATGGTGCTGGCCATCCACTCCCTGCACCAGCTGGGCTATGTCCACAG GGATGTCAAGCCTGACAACATCCTGCTTGACATGAATGGCCACATACGCTTGGCAGACTTTGGCTCCTGCCTGCGTCTCAACAACAATGGCATG GTGGATTCATCAGTCGCAGTCGGGACCCCAGACTACATCTCTCCTGAGATCCTACAGGCCATGGAAGAAGGCAAGGGTCACTATGGCCCACAGTGTGACTGGTGGTCACTGGGAGTCTGTGCCTATGAGCTGCTCTTCGGGGAGACACCCTTTTATGCGGAATCTCTGGTAGAAACCTACGGCAAGATCATGAACCACGAG GACCACCTCCAGTTCCCCTCTGATGTGCCCGATGTGCCCGCCAGTGCCCAGGACCTGATCCGACAGCTGCTGTGCCGCCAGGAGGAACGGCTTGGCCGTGGTGGACTGGATGACTTCCGGAACCACCCTTTCTTTGAAGGTGTGGATTGGGAGAAGCTTTCAACCAGCACAGCTCCCTACATCCCTGAGCTTCGTGGCCCTGTGGACACCTCTAACTTTGATGTGGATGATGATACCCTCAACCATCCA GAGACGCTACCACCACCCTCTCATGGGGCCTTCTCAGGCCACCACCTGCCATTTGTAGGCTTCACCTATACCTCAGGCAG CCCTGGTGGTAAGAAGAGCACTGAGCTAGTGGCTGCCCCAGAGCGGAAGCTCCACCATGCGGAGCAGGAGAAGGTGGAGCTCAGCCGGAAGTGTCAAG AGGCCCTGCATGGTACCTTACAGCCCCAGGAGCTGGTGTGGCTGCAGAAGGAGGTACAGATTCTTCAGGAGAGACTGGCAG AGACACTGAGGGACAGCAAGGCCTCCTTCTCACAGACTGACGGCCTCCCTGCTGGGAGCCCAGGCCCGGATATCCAGCTACAGCAGCAGGAGAAGGTCCGCCTCCAGCAG GAGCTGACTGAAGCTCAAGCAGCATTGCGGGTGCAGGCTGCCGAGCTGAGCCGAGCCCAGGACCGGCAGGAAGAGTTCCTCCAGAGGCTGTGGGAGGCCCAGGAGAGGGAGGCGGCCACAGCCAGCCAGATCCAGGCCCTGAGCTCCCAGCTGGAGGAAGCCTGGGTGGTCCGGAGAGAG CTGGAAGACCAGGTGGCCGCCCTGAGTCAGGAGGTGACAAGGCTCCAGGGACAATATAAACAAAGCCGTGAGAAGGATTCTTCCCAGGCCAAG ACCATCCGTGCGGCCCCTGAGACCAATGGCGTGGGATCACCCGAGGGTCAGTCTCAAGAGGCCCAGCTGAGGAAGGAGGTGGCCGCTCTGAGGGAGCAGCTGGAGCATGCCTGCAGCCAAGG GATCAGTGTTGGGAAAGAGGAGGCCCTGTGCCGACTGCAGGAGGAAAACCAGAGGCTGAGCCGGGAGCAGGAGCGG CTGGCAgaagagctggagctggagctacagcgCAAACAGCGTTTGGAGGGTGAACGGCGGGAGACCGAGAGCAATTGGGAGGCCCAGATTGCTGACATCCTTAGCTG GGTGAATGATGAGAAGGTCTCAAGAGGCTACCTGCAGGCCTTGGCTACTAAGATGGCTGAGGAGCTGGAGTCCTTGAGAAATGTGGGCACCCAAACACTCCCTACCCGGCCTCTG gaccaccagtgGAAGGTCCGGAGgctgcagaagatggaggcctcGGCCCGGCTGGAGCTTCAGTCGGCACTGGAAGCTGAGATCCGGGCCAAGCAGGGTCTGCAGGAGCGGCTGACCCAGGTGCAGGAGGCTCAGCTGCAGGCAGAACG CCGCCTGCAGGAGGCTGAGAAGCAAAGCCAGGCCCTGCAGCAGGAGGTGACTGAGCTACGGGAGGAGCTCCGAGCCCGTGGGCCAGGGG ATGCCAAGCCCTCCACCTCCTTCATCCCTCTCCTGTCCTTCTGGAACACCGAG AAGGATCCTGCCAAGGACCCTGGCAATTCAGGAGAGGCCCCAAGGTCTGGAGCAGAAGCAGAGCTGAGGCCAGAGGGCCGCCGCAGTCTGCGCATGGGG GCTGTGTTCCCCAGAGTGCCcgctgccaccactgcccctgcAGAAGGTCCTCCTGCTAAG CCCGGCTCACACACACTGCGTCCCCGGAGTTTTCCATCACCTACCAAGTGTCTCCGCTGTACCTCGCTGATGCTGGGCCTGGGCCGCCAGGGCCTCGGATGTGACA CCTGCGGCTACTTTTGTCACTCAGCCTGTGCCCCACAGGCCCCACCCTGCCCCGTGCCCCCTGAACTTCTCCGCACAGCCCTGGGAGTGCACCCCGAAACAGGCACAGGCACTGCCTATGAGGGCTTCCTGTCG GTACCACGGCCTTCAGGCGTCCGGCGCGGCTGGCAGCGTGTGTATGCTGCGCTCAGTGACTCCCGCCTGCTGCTGTTCGACGTCCCTGACCCTCGGGGAGGCCTGCCCAGTGGGGTCCTCCTGCAGGCCTTGGATCTGAG GGACCCCCAGTTCTCGGCTACCCCTGTCTTGGCCTCAGATGTCATCCATGCCCAATCCAAGGACCTGCCACGCATCTTTAGG GTGACAGCCTCCCAGCTGACGGTGCCACCAACCACATGCactgtgctgctgctggctgaGAACGAGGGGGAGCGGGAGCGTTGGCTCCAGGTGCTGGGTGAGCTGCGGCGGCTGCTACTGGACGCACGTCCGAGGCCCCGGCCAGTGTACACCCTCAAGGAGGCCTATGACAATGGGCTGCCCCTGCTGCCCCATGCGCTCTGCGCTGCTGTCGTTG ACCAAGAACGGCTTGCCCTGGGCACTGAGGAGGGGTTGTTTGTGATCCATCTTCACAGCAATG ACATCTTCCAGGTGGGGGACTGCCGCAGGGTGCAGCGGCTGACTGTGAGCTCTGCTGCTGGCCTGCTGGTTGTGCTCTGTGGCCGTGGTCCCAGTGTGCGCCTCTTCGCCCTGGCTGAACTGGAGAACGCTGATGTGGCAGGTGCCAAGATCCCCGAATCCCGAGGTTGCCAGGCTTTGGCAGCCGGACGCATCCTGCAGGCCCGGACGCCGGTGCTCTGCGTAGCAGTGAAACGCCAAGTGCTCTGTTACCAGCTGGGCCCAGGACCAGGGCCCTGGCAGCGCCGAATCCGAGAGCTGCAAGTGCCAGCTCCAGTGCAGAGCCTGGGGTTGCTGGGTGATCGGCTCTGTGTGGGTGCTGCAGGCACCTTCGCTCTCTACCCGCTGCTCAATGAGGCTGCACCCTTAGCGCTGGGGACTGGCCTGGTGCCGGAGGAGCTGCCAGCGTCCCGCGGGGGCCTGGGTGAGGCACTGGGTGCTGTGGAGCTCAGCCTCAGCGAGCTCCTGCTGCTCTTCGCCACTGCTGGTGTCTACGTGGATGGCGCTGGCCGCAAGTCACGAAGTCACGAGCTACTGTGGCCAGCGGCACCGACTGGCTGGG GTTACACAGCGCCCTACCTAACAGTGTTCAGTGAAAACTCCATTGATGTGTTTGATGTACGGAGAGCAGAATGGGTGCAGACTGTGCCGCTCAAGAAG GTAAGACCCCTGAATCCAGAGGGCTCTTTGTTCCTCTATGGCACCGAGAAGGTCCGCCTGACCTACCTCAGGAACCCATTGGCAG AGAAGGACGAGTTTGACATTCCCGACCTCACTGACAACAGTCGACGCCAGCTGTTCCGCACCAAGAGCAAGCGCCGATTCTTCTTCCGGGTGTCTGATGAGCTGCGACAGCAGCAGCGCAG GGAGATGCTGAAGGACCCTTTCGTGCGCTCCAAGTTCATCTCGCCACCCACCAACTTCAACCACCTGGTACACGTCGGCCCTACGGACGGGAGGCCTAGTGCCAGGGACGGGGCCAGG GAACAGAGGAGCAGAGGTGCCCGCAGCTCCGGGCCGCAGCGGCCTCACAGCTTCTCAGAGGCATTGCGGCGCCCAGCGTCCATGGGTAGTGATGGCCTTCCTGGAGAGACAGACCCCA TAGTGAAGAGGAAACCTTGGACATCTCTGTCCAGCGAATCAGTGTCCTGCCCCCAGGGGTCCCTGAGCCCTACAGCATCCCTGATACAG GTCTCAGAGCGGCCCCGAAGTCTCCCTCCAGACCCCGAGTCAGAGAGCACCCCCTGA